The Streptomyces seoulensis genome contains a region encoding:
- a CDS encoding toxin Doc gives MPPVIHIDVPWLLQRHEDVLPDQPSVDDFSALVAAVARHRVDPPRLGVDSDPAWRAAALLHTLAVLRPLPAANARFACATAVAYLHISGAGIDPPYGALVDLVRELTDGRADVYGAAERLRSWRI, from the coding sequence ATGCCCCCCGTCATCCACATCGACGTCCCCTGGCTGCTCCAGCGCCATGAGGACGTACTGCCCGACCAGCCCTCGGTGGACGACTTCTCCGCCCTTGTCGCCGCCGTCGCCCGGCACCGCGTCGATCCGCCCCGGCTGGGTGTCGACTCCGACCCCGCCTGGCGGGCCGCCGCCCTGCTGCACACCCTCGCCGTGCTCCGCCCGCTGCCCGCGGCCAACGCCCGCTTCGCCTGCGCCACCGCCGTCGCCTATCTGCACATCAGCGGCGCGGGGATCGACCCGCCGTACGGCGCCCTCGTCGACCTCGTCCGTGAGCTGACCGACGGCCGCGCCGACGTGTACGGCGCGGCGGAGCGGCTCCGGTCCTGGCGGATCTGA